A DNA window from Carassius gibelio isolate Cgi1373 ecotype wild population from Czech Republic chromosome A6, carGib1.2-hapl.c, whole genome shotgun sequence contains the following coding sequences:
- the LOC128015708 gene encoding carbohydrate sulfotransferase 7: MKRRLQKKYIILILGYSVALLLIPYVLDYRSKSPHIKDGYQQQKCPDLESTIALWRSTRSGNSTEVENYGNRSQSRTHIYLHATWRTGSSFLGELFNQHPDVFYLYEPMWNIWQALYPGDAGSLQGAVRDMMNSLFRCDFSVLKLYAGSSNITTSSIFGWKTNKVICSEPLCKAYKKHEIGLVQGDVCSKCRPRDLKELEKECKKYPVMVIKDVRVLDVAVLVPLMRDPAINLQIVQLFRDPRAVHNSRLKSKLALVKESIQVLRSKKQSDKYKRLLVPSNRVHRAENYVSSAMELICDNWLNDMSLVMNAPPWVKRNYMRLKYEDLVLRPVDELQRLFRFSNLTLSPAMEKFVVNMTHGRGYSSDKPFLISSRDAKEAIYAWKERLNVEQVNQVEAYCREVMRELGYQKRNMDKTFNRQNMSL; this comes from the exons ATGAAGAGAAGGCTTCAGAAAAAATACATCATCTTAATTTTAGGATACTCCGTTGCGCTACTTTTAATTCCTTACGTACTAGATTACCGGAGCAAATCGCCCCACATTAAAGATGGATACCAGCAACAAAAGTGTCCCGATCTGGAGAGCACCATCGCCCTGTGGAGGAGCACCAGATCTGGCAACTCAACGGAGGTGGAGAACTATGGCAACAGGAGTCAGTCCAGGACGCACATATACCTCCACGCAACCTGGAGGACAGGCTCTTCTTTTTTAGGAGAATTATTTAATCAGCATCccgatgtgttttatttatacgaGCCCATGTGGAATATATGGCAGGCGCTTTATCCGGGAGATGCGGGTAGTTTACAAGGAGCAGTGAGAGACATGATGAACTCTCTGTTTAGATGCGATTTCTCCGTGTTAAAACTCTACGCAGGCTCGTCCAACATAACCACCTCTTCTATTTTCGGCTGGAAAACAAACAAGGTCATTTGTTCCGAGCCTCTCTGCAAAGCGTATAAAAAACACGAAATTGGTTTAGTTCAAGGAGACGTTTGTAGCAAATGCCGGCCCAGAGACCTCAAAGAGCTGGAGAAAGAGTGCAAAAAGTACCCGGTGATGGTCATCAAAGACGTGCGGGTTTTAGATGTGGCGGTTCTGGTTCCCCTCATGCGAGACCCCGCCATCAACCTCCAGATAGTCCAATTGTTTCGCGACCCCCGGGCCGTGCATAATTCTCGGCTGAAGTCTAAGCTAGCGTTGGTAAAAGAGAGCATTCAGGTGCTGAGGAGCAAGAAGCAGAGCGATAAATACAAGCGCCTTCTGGTGCCTAGCAACAGGGTCCACCGTGCAGAGAACTACGTCTCGAGCGCGATGGAGCTAATATGCGATAACTGGCTCAACGACATGTCGCTCGTAATGAACGCTCCGCCGTGGGTAAAGAGAAACTACATGCGGCTGAAATACGAAGACCTGGTCCTCAGACCCGTGGACGAGCTCCAGAGGCTCTTCCGTTTCTCCAACCTCACCCTTTCTCCGGCCATGGAGAAGTTTGTGGTGAACATGACCCACGGACGGGGTTATTCGTCGGATAAACCTTTCCTCATATCATCCAGAGATGCCAAAGAGGCTATTTACGCCTGGAAGGAAAGGCTGAATGTGGAGCAGGTGAACCAGGTCGAAGCCTACTGCAGGGAAGTCATGAGAGAGCTGGGCTATCAGAAGAGGAACATGGACAAGACCTTCAACCGCCAAAACATGAGTTTATG A